In Pseudomonas sp. MM213, a genomic segment contains:
- a CDS encoding DMT family transporter, with amino-acid sequence MRRIILDSSTLKNTKEVVILTTLAMLAFAANSVLCRLALRHTEIDATSFTLIRLVSGAIMLWVLLAIKGATSRPSGTWFGAFTLFAYAFAFSYAYLNLETGTGALLLFGAVQLTMLGYGYCKGERMQGVAVVGLLLAIGGLVALLLPGTSAPALGSAGIMLLSGIAWAGYSLIGKQSNDPLASTTGNFLRAVPMMLLASIPFVNDFSIDFLGALCAIASGTIASGVGYAIWYAAIRSLSSFRAATIQLSVPVLASLAGVLILGEHLTVRLALTSLAVLGGIGLVLSDKRLANGAN; translated from the coding sequence TACTCACTACTTTGGCAATGCTGGCATTCGCAGCCAATTCTGTGCTTTGCCGGCTTGCGCTTCGTCATACAGAAATTGATGCTACTTCCTTCACACTCATACGCCTAGTAAGCGGAGCTATCATGCTCTGGGTGCTCCTAGCGATTAAAGGTGCCACTTCCCGCCCCTCAGGAACGTGGTTTGGTGCTTTCACTCTGTTCGCCTACGCGTTTGCTTTTTCATACGCATATTTGAACCTGGAAACTGGAACTGGCGCGTTACTTTTGTTCGGCGCCGTACAACTTACCATGCTTGGTTACGGGTACTGCAAAGGCGAGAGGATGCAAGGAGTCGCAGTTGTAGGGCTACTGCTTGCTATTGGAGGTCTTGTGGCCTTGTTATTACCCGGGACAAGTGCGCCTGCGCTTGGTAGCGCTGGAATTATGCTGTTGTCAGGCATTGCATGGGCCGGATACTCATTAATCGGCAAGCAATCGAACGACCCACTCGCATCGACTACGGGAAATTTCTTGCGAGCCGTCCCTATGATGCTTTTGGCTTCGATCCCCTTCGTTAATGACTTTTCGATCGATTTTTTGGGGGCTCTTTGCGCCATTGCGTCTGGGACAATTGCCTCAGGTGTTGGTTATGCAATCTGGTACGCGGCGATACGTTCGCTTTCATCGTTTCGAGCAGCAACCATCCAATTGAGTGTTCCCGTCTTAGCGTCTCTCGCTGGGGTACTCATCCTGGGTGAGCACCTCACCGTTCGCTTAGCACTGACATCGCTGGCAGTGTTAGGAGGAATTGGCTTGGTGCTTAGCGACAAGCGTTTAGCAAATGGCGCTAATTGA
- the soxC gene encoding sulfite dehydrogenase produces MKNDSTDDKTEIATTLARRDFLSRTGMIVGTAVLGATFAPLVRATESSVSSAVGGKQLEVPAWTKTLGGPTAVPYGKPSKFETNAVRNLYPGLKEPMSAYSTSPLQELDGIITPNGLFYERNHAGVPEIDPANHQLVIHGLTKAALLFTVDEIRQFPAVSRVHFIECSGNPSFLPPWGKTAAEVAGLVSCAEWTGVPLKTLLEEAGLKPEAKWVIAEGADGAAMTRSIPIEKCLDDVMVVYSQNGERLRPEQGYPIRLLVPGYEGNTHIKWLRRLHVTDAPAYSREETAKYTDLMADGRSRKFSFVMECKSLITSPSGTHKLTRKGLHEMRGIAWSGNGKITRVDVSVDGGRNWYEAKLQEPVLNKSLTAFRAPFEWLGTEMVIMSRAIDETGYVQPSLEQLKEVRGEVSFYHNNATQPWRINSNGEVTNGRA; encoded by the coding sequence ATGAAGAATGACTCAACAGATGACAAAACTGAGATTGCCACAACCTTGGCTCGCCGAGACTTCCTAAGCAGAACAGGCATGATCGTCGGCACAGCGGTACTCGGTGCAACATTTGCACCTCTTGTAAGAGCTACAGAATCCTCTGTTAGTAGTGCCGTTGGGGGCAAGCAGCTGGAGGTGCCGGCCTGGACAAAAACCCTAGGCGGCCCCACAGCTGTACCCTACGGTAAACCTTCTAAGTTTGAGACTAATGCAGTACGCAATTTGTACCCTGGGCTGAAGGAGCCAATGTCAGCCTATAGCACTTCCCCACTCCAAGAGTTGGATGGAATCATCACACCCAATGGGCTGTTCTATGAACGCAATCACGCAGGGGTTCCAGAGATCGATCCTGCGAATCACCAGCTGGTGATTCATGGGCTGACGAAAGCAGCACTTCTATTTACTGTGGATGAGATAAGGCAATTTCCAGCCGTCTCACGCGTTCACTTCATCGAATGTTCAGGAAATCCCTCCTTTTTACCGCCATGGGGCAAAACTGCAGCTGAAGTAGCGGGCTTGGTAAGTTGCGCCGAATGGACTGGTGTGCCCTTGAAAACGCTATTGGAAGAAGCAGGTCTCAAGCCTGAGGCGAAATGGGTTATCGCTGAGGGGGCAGATGGTGCAGCCATGACTCGAAGCATACCGATAGAGAAATGTCTGGATGACGTAATGGTCGTGTACAGCCAGAATGGTGAAAGGCTACGCCCCGAGCAAGGGTACCCAATACGCCTGCTAGTACCTGGTTATGAGGGCAATACCCACATTAAGTGGTTGCGGCGTTTACATGTGACCGATGCTCCTGCTTATAGCCGTGAAGAAACGGCCAAATACACCGATCTCATGGCCGATGGGCGATCAAGAAAATTCTCATTTGTTATGGAATGCAAGTCGCTCATCACCTCCCCTTCAGGTACGCATAAACTCACACGCAAAGGCCTCCATGAAATGCGTGGCATCGCGTGGAGCGGAAACGGAAAAATTACGCGAGTGGATGTGTCCGTCGACGGCGGGCGTAACTGGTATGAAGCGAAGCTCCAAGAACCTGTACTCAATAAATCTCTAACGGCATTCCGCGCCCCATTCGAATGGTTAGGAACGGAAATGGTCATTATGAGCCGCGCAATTGATGAGACAGGGTACGTTCAACCAAGCCTCGAACAATTGAAGGAAGTGCGCGGAGAGGTCTCTTTTTACCACAACAATGCTACCCAGCCTTGGCGAATCAACTCCAATGGGGAGGTGACAAATGGCCGTGCATAA
- a CDS encoding c-type cytochrome, with product MAVHKMILMTLGVLSICTVASVAADQKHGLGHAVTEEQIASWNIDVAPDGKNLPAGQGTVMDGEKIYQTSCLACHGANLEGGMGPALMGGKGTLTSQKPVKTVGSYWPYATTLYDYVRRAMPFQQPQSLSNDQVYSVVGYILNKNELLEVNATVNADTLTRVKMPNRDAFYVDDRPDVRVKPCYKDCQ from the coding sequence ATGGCCGTGCATAAAATGATACTCATGACGCTGGGGGTATTAAGTATTTGTACTGTTGCGAGCGTAGCGGCTGACCAAAAGCATGGTTTGGGACATGCAGTGACAGAGGAACAAATCGCAAGTTGGAATATTGACGTTGCCCCCGATGGTAAGAACCTGCCCGCCGGTCAAGGTACAGTCATGGACGGAGAGAAGATTTATCAGACATCCTGTCTTGCCTGTCATGGCGCCAACCTCGAAGGCGGCATGGGGCCAGCGCTAATGGGCGGAAAAGGCACCCTAACCTCTCAAAAACCGGTGAAAACAGTCGGCAGTTATTGGCCTTACGCGACCACACTATACGACTACGTCAGGCGCGCTATGCCGTTCCAACAACCTCAATCGCTGAGCAATGATCAGGTGTACTCAGTGGTTGGTTACATTCTTAACAAAAACGAGCTGCTGGAAGTGAACGCTACGGTTAACGCAGACACCCTCACAAGGGTCAAAATGCCAAATCGCGACGCGTTCTACGTCGACGATAGGCCCGATGTCAGAGTGAAACCTTGCTACAAGGACTGTCAATAA
- a CDS encoding TetR/AcrR family transcriptional regulator, with protein sequence MAKAEMAGQLPIAEGGTKERILRIAAELFSTRGYHATGVAELEKATGLGRGALYHHIGSKEELLFEITSRYLRVLIAKGVPLIETDLPAEEKFRHFSSVVMRAIVDHLAEMTVCFREVYSVIGERKIELLDLHRQYEQIWSTILKSGVEEGVFVTADSLAVKGILGIHHYSYLWIKPGGRRSPEAISVFFCQMLLPGLKTPTLAPEVRA encoded by the coding sequence ATGGCAAAGGCTGAAATGGCTGGCCAGTTGCCCATTGCCGAAGGTGGCACTAAAGAGCGCATTCTGCGTATCGCTGCGGAGCTATTTTCCACCCGAGGCTACCATGCGACCGGAGTGGCCGAGCTTGAAAAAGCAACCGGGTTAGGTCGAGGGGCGCTTTACCACCATATAGGTAGTAAAGAGGAGTTGTTGTTCGAAATCACGAGCCGCTACCTGAGGGTGCTGATCGCGAAAGGCGTTCCTTTAATCGAAACCGATCTCCCCGCAGAGGAGAAGTTTAGGCATTTCTCGTCGGTGGTCATGCGCGCAATTGTCGATCATCTTGCTGAAATGACTGTTTGTTTCCGGGAGGTCTATTCAGTGATTGGCGAACGTAAAATAGAGTTGCTTGACCTTCACCGCCAGTACGAGCAGATCTGGTCGACAATACTGAAGTCGGGTGTTGAGGAGGGAGTATTCGTTACAGCGGACTCATTAGCTGTCAAAGGGATCCTCGGAATCCACCACTACAGCTACCTATGGATTAAACCTGGTGGCCGACGCTCGCCAGAGGCAATCTCAGTTTTTTTCTGCCAGATGCTACTCCCAGGGTTGAAAACCCCCACCCTTGCGCCTGAGGTTAGAGCTTAA
- a CDS encoding LysR family transcriptional regulator: MNSPSVPPLHDIDLKHWRLFKAVVECGGLSAAEEATGMGISAISRQLSDLEGRFGSQLCQRGRSGFQLTQEGQVAYTAVLRLLDSIDEFRDTLAHSKGEVKGDLSLWLIDHSTFTPANPIATALASFSNMYPLVNLSISVAPPDAVERAVAEKKAGVGITICKSDLPSLTYQVISNETSALYCGRGHQAYGKDEDETRYIIEQGARYVRRGYLIQDSAPASFLQHSSPLAHHVEATVQLLLSGGFVGIVPDHIAQPWVSNGELYRLPLPEFVVDRPVFAVARESEHRTRTAMLMQDALIEAFGNGRHGK, from the coding sequence GTGAACAGCCCATCGGTTCCCCCTCTACACGACATTGACCTCAAACACTGGCGGCTTTTCAAGGCTGTTGTGGAGTGTGGCGGGCTGTCCGCCGCCGAGGAGGCTACGGGTATGGGCATATCCGCGATCAGTCGGCAACTGTCCGATCTGGAAGGGCGCTTCGGTAGCCAGCTGTGCCAGCGAGGGCGCAGCGGGTTTCAGTTAACTCAGGAAGGGCAGGTCGCGTACACAGCTGTTCTACGGTTGCTAGATTCCATAGATGAGTTTCGCGACACGCTTGCCCACTCCAAAGGCGAGGTCAAAGGTGACCTTAGTCTGTGGTTAATTGACCACAGCACATTCACTCCCGCCAATCCTATCGCCACCGCCCTTGCAAGTTTTTCTAACATGTATCCGTTGGTGAACCTGAGTATCAGCGTTGCCCCGCCGGACGCGGTCGAACGCGCGGTGGCCGAGAAGAAAGCTGGAGTGGGCATCACCATCTGTAAGTCGGATTTGCCGTCGCTCACCTATCAAGTGATCAGCAACGAGACCTCTGCTTTGTACTGTGGGCGAGGTCATCAAGCTTATGGCAAAGACGAAGATGAGACGCGGTACATCATCGAGCAGGGAGCGCGATATGTGCGTCGGGGCTACCTGATCCAAGATTCAGCCCCGGCTTCCTTCCTGCAGCATTCCTCACCACTGGCCCACCATGTCGAAGCAACTGTGCAGCTGCTGCTCAGCGGCGGTTTCGTCGGGATTGTGCCCGATCACATAGCTCAGCCTTGGGTCTCCAATGGAGAGCTATACCGCTTACCTCTTCCCGAGTTCGTAGTCGACCGTCCGGTGTTTGCCGTCGCTCGGGAGTCAGAGCACCGCACGCGCACCGCAATGCTCATGCAGGACGCGTTAATTGAAGCTTTCGGAAATGGGCGTCACGGGAAATAG
- a CDS encoding Zn-dependent hydrolase — protein MSDSQVKLNRDRLWGRVEMLSSFIVPGVPWTRRAFSPQFEEARRWLKGEFESAGLCVTLDAGGNLIGEMKGSEPGRKPLISGSHCDTVMAGGRFDGIIGVLAALEVAHAFKDAGRCLRHPFQVIDFLSEEPSDYGISCVGSRAFAGLLSTDMLASKNRAGESLAQALTRIGGDPNGLNQALRTPESTAAFVELHIEQGPVLESQGVQIGSVTNIVGIRRVSITVCGLPDHAGTTPMDLRRDALVGAAHMIVKARDMAAALSGNPNYVVATVGRLDVTPNVPNAVPGKVEMVLEVRSDSKDVLLKFPEDLLSQCEPVLRDLRLSAVSVALTYADPTDCSLLVIEAVSAAAQSLGYSNITMPSGAGHDAVYVGATGPIGMVFVPCLNGRSHCPEEWLEPEQLMHGTEVLAATLMRLDAQLAPD, from the coding sequence ATGAGTGATTCCCAAGTGAAATTGAACCGCGACCGTCTGTGGGGCCGGGTTGAAATGCTCTCCAGTTTTATTGTTCCTGGCGTACCGTGGACGCGCCGTGCTTTCTCCCCTCAGTTCGAAGAAGCACGACGCTGGCTCAAAGGCGAGTTCGAGTCAGCAGGTCTTTGCGTTACCTTGGATGCAGGTGGCAATTTAATCGGTGAGATGAAAGGCAGCGAGCCTGGCCGCAAGCCTTTAATCAGCGGTTCGCATTGCGATACGGTGATGGCCGGAGGGCGCTTCGATGGAATCATCGGCGTATTGGCAGCGTTAGAGGTTGCCCATGCGTTTAAGGACGCAGGACGGTGCCTGCGCCATCCGTTCCAGGTGATTGATTTTCTCTCAGAGGAGCCCAGCGACTACGGCATATCCTGTGTAGGAAGTCGCGCGTTTGCTGGGCTATTAAGCACCGATATGCTCGCTTCCAAGAATCGGGCTGGCGAGAGCCTTGCTCAGGCTTTAACACGTATCGGCGGCGATCCAAATGGTTTGAACCAGGCGTTGAGGACACCCGAGAGCACCGCCGCGTTCGTCGAGTTGCACATAGAACAAGGGCCAGTGTTGGAGAGCCAGGGCGTGCAGATCGGCTCAGTTACCAACATCGTCGGCATCCGGCGGGTGAGCATCACGGTGTGTGGCCTACCAGATCATGCCGGTACGACACCCATGGATCTTCGCCGAGACGCGTTGGTCGGTGCTGCGCACATGATCGTAAAGGCCCGCGATATGGCCGCTGCGCTGTCCGGAAACCCGAACTATGTCGTTGCGACCGTCGGCCGTCTTGATGTGACCCCAAATGTCCCAAACGCAGTGCCGGGGAAGGTTGAGATGGTGCTTGAAGTGCGCAGTGACTCCAAAGATGTGTTGCTGAAATTTCCAGAGGATCTGTTGAGCCAATGCGAGCCGGTGCTCAGAGATCTGCGCTTGAGCGCGGTATCGGTGGCATTGACGTATGCCGACCCAACCGATTGCTCCTTGCTGGTAATCGAAGCTGTGAGCGCAGCCGCCCAAAGTCTGGGCTACAGCAACATAACGATGCCCAGCGGCGCGGGGCATGACGCTGTCTACGTGGGCGCTACCGGGCCAATCGGTATGGTGTTTGTTCCATGCCTCAATGGCCGAAGCCATTGTCCCGAAGAGTGGCTTGAGCCTGAGCAACTCATGCACGGGACAGAGGTGCTGGCTGCAACACTTATGCGACTGGACGCTCAACTGGCCCCAGATTAA
- a CDS encoding dihydroorotase: MSDFDLVVRGRIVDHKQIVEDGWLAIRDGKIAARGAGQPPAAKSTLDERRHWVLPGVIDGQVHSGSQANQEGLGWASRAAAAGGITVMVDMPYDDPEPVACAAQLLRKAAEVERDCHIDVGLFATVDEKHGVGAIPGLIEAGACAFKFSTFEAAPGRFPRIEEDLLNELFSLIAPSGLVCGVHNQMQELTRKNIKRQIEVGDTGWDAFLRAHPPLIEDLATALIYEIGAQTGARAHPVHVSTGRGFELCEMYRKAGHTATIETCIQYLMLNHEEHTRRLGAKTKHYPPIRPKAETEKVWGHIAAGHCTFVSSDHVSWGLERKNNPNVFRNSSGGPGLETLLPALWTGATTRSLSPTLVSKLLSHNPAAHFLLDDRKGGFEIGKDADFVILAEERYRFDPSGSLSAVKWSSFEEMEFSARVKKTFCRGQGVFDQGTILNSPGYGRFLRPHNQNKSTDRNE; encoded by the coding sequence ATGAGTGATTTCGATCTCGTAGTGCGTGGCAGAATCGTCGATCACAAACAGATAGTTGAAGATGGATGGCTTGCCATCCGCGACGGAAAAATTGCCGCTCGTGGAGCAGGTCAGCCGCCGGCCGCCAAGTCCACGCTCGACGAACGCAGGCATTGGGTGCTGCCAGGTGTTATCGACGGTCAGGTGCATTCTGGTAGTCAGGCGAACCAGGAAGGCTTGGGGTGGGCCAGCCGTGCGGCAGCAGCCGGGGGCATCACTGTGATGGTCGATATGCCATATGACGATCCTGAGCCTGTAGCTTGTGCGGCACAGCTACTGCGCAAGGCGGCCGAAGTCGAGCGGGACTGCCATATCGATGTGGGGCTTTTCGCTACCGTGGATGAGAAGCATGGGGTGGGCGCCATTCCCGGACTAATCGAGGCCGGTGCTTGTGCCTTCAAGTTCTCAACGTTCGAGGCAGCCCCTGGCCGTTTCCCTCGCATCGAGGAGGACTTACTGAACGAGTTGTTCAGTCTCATAGCTCCTTCTGGACTGGTGTGTGGAGTGCATAACCAGATGCAGGAGCTGACCCGCAAAAACATCAAACGTCAAATCGAAGTAGGTGATACGGGCTGGGATGCCTTTCTTCGGGCTCATCCGCCATTGATCGAAGATCTGGCTACGGCGCTGATCTATGAGATCGGAGCGCAGACAGGGGCTCGTGCACATCCAGTTCACGTGTCCACCGGGCGCGGTTTTGAGCTTTGCGAGATGTACCGCAAGGCCGGTCATACAGCGACTATTGAAACCTGTATCCAATATCTGATGCTTAACCATGAAGAGCACACACGACGGCTCGGAGCCAAGACCAAGCATTACCCACCGATCAGACCCAAGGCAGAAACTGAAAAAGTGTGGGGCCACATAGCTGCTGGCCATTGCACATTCGTTTCTTCCGACCATGTCAGCTGGGGGCTGGAGCGCAAAAATAACCCAAATGTGTTCCGCAACTCTTCCGGCGGCCCCGGTTTGGAAACGCTGCTGCCAGCGCTTTGGACAGGGGCGACCACCCGTAGCCTTTCACCCACACTGGTCTCGAAACTGCTTAGCCATAACCCTGCTGCACATTTCTTATTGGACGATCGCAAGGGCGGATTTGAAATCGGTAAAGACGCGGATTTCGTGATTCTCGCTGAAGAACGCTACCGCTTCGATCCTTCCGGAAGCCTCAGCGCTGTGAAGTGGAGCTCGTTCGAAGAAATGGAGTTTTCCGCGCGAGTCAAGAAAACATTCTGTCGCGGCCAAGGTGTATTTGACCAAGGAACAATACTCAACAGCCCAGGTTACGGTCGTTTCCTGCGCCCCCACAATCAAAACAAGAGCACCGACCGAAATGAGTGA
- a CDS encoding urocanate hydratase produces the protein MTQQKPQQIKAARGSTLRCKGWKQETILRMLENNLENAEDASRLTVYGGIGKAARNWESYDAIVESLKKLENDETLAIQSGMPVAIFKTHRLAPRVVMANSNVIKADWPKFYDLSAQNLTAFASYTAGPWQYIGSQGVIEGTFETLALVADRHFGGELKGRVFFTAGLGGMGRSQPLAMTMHGGVSVTVEVRQKSIDERLANGYADIQAASLEEAIGMADSAQKEGRALSIVVLGNMVEALEQALNYGWKPDIVTEMCPCHDPFALIPAGLSLAEAAELLERDRDAYMAKSRESMKRIVRAMNRFKNEGAVVFEYGTFVRKEAVDAGMSREEAFAYPGCIAEYVRPLFFLGRGPFRWTCVSGEVSDQRRLDDLALEMFKDDPLVTRWISRCRDRLPVEGLPARICFLGFGQRRDFGLAVNALVRSGELKGPVAFSRDNLDTGSIANPAFETENMLDGSDAISDWPYLNALLNVSAMADLVAIQSNGTMGISAHTGVTMIADGSEEADLRLDACLTTDAGIGVVRHAQAGYPMAKLVAQGHGPLTDQEIQVPLWWSPQATLHRP, from the coding sequence ATGACCCAGCAAAAACCTCAACAAATAAAAGCTGCGCGTGGAAGTACCTTGCGGTGCAAGGGCTGGAAGCAGGAGACGATCTTGCGAATGCTCGAAAACAACTTGGAAAACGCGGAGGACGCATCACGACTGACGGTCTACGGCGGGATCGGCAAGGCTGCACGTAACTGGGAAAGTTACGACGCGATCGTTGAGTCACTGAAGAAGCTGGAGAACGATGAGACCTTGGCCATTCAATCGGGTATGCCGGTGGCCATTTTCAAAACACACCGTCTGGCCCCTCGTGTAGTAATGGCCAACAGTAACGTTATCAAGGCCGACTGGCCAAAATTCTACGATCTAAGTGCCCAAAACCTCACCGCATTCGCCTCCTACACCGCTGGGCCTTGGCAGTACATTGGCAGCCAAGGCGTCATCGAAGGGACTTTTGAAACCTTGGCCCTGGTCGCTGACCGCCACTTCGGCGGCGAGCTCAAAGGCCGTGTGTTCTTCACCGCAGGCTTAGGCGGCATGGGGCGTTCACAGCCACTTGCAATGACCATGCATGGTGGCGTCAGCGTGACAGTGGAAGTACGCCAAAAGAGCATCGACGAACGCTTGGCCAACGGCTACGCAGACATTCAGGCCGCCTCGCTCGAAGAAGCGATCGGAATGGCCGACTCTGCCCAGAAAGAAGGCCGTGCTCTTTCCATAGTAGTGCTCGGCAATATGGTTGAAGCATTGGAGCAAGCTCTGAACTATGGATGGAAACCCGACATCGTTACAGAGATGTGCCCATGCCATGACCCGTTCGCACTGATTCCGGCCGGACTGTCCTTAGCGGAAGCCGCCGAATTGCTTGAGCGCGACCGTGACGCCTACATGGCGAAATCCCGTGAATCGATGAAACGCATAGTCAGAGCGATGAACCGCTTCAAGAATGAGGGTGCGGTGGTTTTTGAATACGGCACGTTTGTGCGTAAAGAGGCGGTTGACGCCGGCATGTCCCGCGAAGAGGCCTTCGCCTATCCAGGCTGCATTGCCGAATACGTCCGCCCGCTCTTCTTCCTCGGGCGTGGCCCCTTCCGCTGGACTTGCGTATCCGGCGAAGTATCGGATCAACGTCGACTCGACGACTTGGCGCTGGAGATGTTTAAGGACGATCCACTTGTAACTCGCTGGATCAGCCGCTGCCGCGATCGTTTGCCGGTAGAAGGTCTGCCAGCGCGAATATGCTTCCTCGGTTTTGGTCAGCGTCGCGATTTTGGTTTGGCCGTCAACGCCCTAGTGCGTTCGGGCGAACTCAAAGGCCCGGTCGCTTTCTCGCGAGACAACCTCGACACCGGTTCCATTGCCAATCCGGCGTTTGAAACCGAGAACATGCTTGACGGTTCCGATGCGATTTCCGATTGGCCGTACCTGAACGCTTTGCTCAATGTCTCGGCCATGGCAGATCTCGTGGCGATTCAATCCAACGGCACGATGGGCATCTCCGCCCATACCGGCGTCACCATGATCGCCGACGGATCCGAAGAGGCTGACCTACGTCTGGATGCTTGTCTCACCACCGATGCCGGCATTGGCGTAGTGCGCCACGCCCAAGCAGGCTATCCGATGGCGAAATTGGTAGCCCAAGGCCACGGCCCGCTGACTGACCAAGAGATTCAAGTCCCACTGTGGTGGAGCCCGCAAGCCACCCTGCATCGCCCATAA
- a CDS encoding amidohydrolase family protein: protein MALLHLIEQVNVIGTDGTARVIDVLIDGDRFVGLAPRIDHSTVNLDERTDGRGKLLIPGLINAHHHSHDRFDKGRFSGIPLEIWMGLYSPPTHRRGWTPREVYLRTLVNGIEMLRNGITTVVDDVHFGGHLEPEVVHAAFEAYSILGIRADVSVAWCDRPYQEGIPYLAGRLPSELKGAVTEKATPQVLAYWQEMAQRWNGRVRFVFSPSGPQRCTASFLQKTWELAEQYDRPVLIHLLETRIQALTAAKFYGMPMAKYMDELGLMNSRSVLAHGVWLTADELDLIASKGSSVVHNPACNMKLGSGVAPVAEMLKRGIPVGLGTDNNNGNDLNSMFDAMRLAALSNALLDQSSSSPVDALQVFTMATTGGAKAIGRGRQIGSIEIGKQADFCLIDLKTSAFTPLNDALTQLVFCEQGNSVRDVYVGGQKVVDKGRITRLDEEALLLEVAERMLTLQGRIGSGQKAREILRPYLEGAYEDCLRDPQMEELRHSINYFNQPRKAPKAF, encoded by the coding sequence ATGGCCCTTCTTCATCTGATTGAGCAAGTCAACGTTATAGGCACGGACGGCACAGCCCGTGTTATCGACGTGCTGATCGACGGCGATCGTTTCGTTGGTCTTGCACCACGAATCGATCATTCGACGGTCAATCTCGACGAGCGTACTGATGGGCGCGGCAAGCTGCTGATACCTGGTCTGATCAACGCACACCATCACTCGCACGACCGTTTTGATAAGGGCCGTTTTTCCGGCATACCTTTGGAAATCTGGATGGGGCTCTACAGTCCGCCAACCCACCGCCGAGGCTGGACGCCGCGAGAGGTTTACCTGCGCACCCTGGTAAACGGAATAGAGATGCTGCGCAATGGCATTACCACCGTAGTCGATGATGTGCACTTCGGTGGTCACTTGGAACCTGAGGTGGTGCACGCGGCATTTGAGGCATATTCGATCTTAGGCATCCGGGCCGACGTCAGCGTAGCTTGGTGCGACCGACCCTATCAGGAAGGAATTCCCTATCTCGCCGGGCGTCTGCCATCGGAGCTCAAAGGAGCAGTAACCGAAAAAGCCACTCCACAGGTGCTTGCATACTGGCAGGAGATGGCGCAGCGCTGGAACGGCAGAGTGCGCTTCGTTTTCTCGCCTTCTGGCCCTCAGCGCTGCACCGCTTCTTTTTTACAGAAAACCTGGGAACTGGCCGAGCAGTATGACCGTCCCGTACTCATCCATCTGCTGGAGACCCGGATCCAGGCACTCACGGCGGCAAAGTTCTATGGCATGCCCATGGCCAAGTACATGGACGAGCTCGGCTTGATGAACTCGCGCAGCGTTCTCGCCCATGGGGTATGGCTCACGGCCGATGAACTCGACCTGATCGCCAGCAAAGGGTCGAGCGTGGTGCACAACCCTGCCTGCAACATGAAGTTGGGTAGCGGAGTGGCGCCGGTGGCCGAGATGCTCAAGCGTGGTATTCCGGTTGGCTTGGGGACTGACAATAACAATGGCAACGACTTGAACTCCATGTTCGATGCCATGCGCCTTGCCGCCCTCTCCAATGCACTACTGGATCAATCGTCTTCCAGTCCGGTGGATGCTCTTCAAGTGTTCACGATGGCTACTACGGGCGGTGCCAAAGCCATAGGCCGTGGACGCCAAATCGGCTCAATTGAAATCGGCAAGCAGGCAGACTTTTGCCTGATCGACTTAAAGACCTCTGCCTTCACCCCACTCAATGACGCGCTTACCCAACTGGTGTTCTGCGAGCAAGGCAATTCGGTGCGGGACGTTTATGTGGGAGGCCAGAAGGTTGTCGACAAGGGTCGCATCACCCGCCTGGATGAAGAGGCACTCCTACTCGAAGTTGCTGAACGCATGCTGACGTTGCAAGGAAGAATTGGCAGCGGTCAAAAAGCTCGCGAAATCCTTCGGCCGTATCTTGAAGGGGCCTACGAGGACTGCCTGCGCGACCCGCAAATGGAAGAACTTCGCCACTCAATCAATTACTTCAACCAACCCCGCAAAGCGCCAAAAGCGTTTTAG